In one window of Nocardia brasiliensis DNA:
- the yidD gene encoding membrane protein insertion efficiency factor YidD has product MSRTATIGRLPANALIFLIELYRTYVSPTRMPVCRFTPTCSEYAVTALRTRGLFIGLGLAAVRLAKCAPWHPGGWDPVPERKRSTVRTAPGTEAATDPASQETDLQTGPVSEPNAWKGSPRAVIGDTNDGSA; this is encoded by the coding sequence ATGAGCCGCACCGCCACGATCGGCCGGCTACCGGCGAACGCGCTGATCTTCCTGATCGAGTTGTATCGGACCTACGTCTCCCCCACCCGCATGCCGGTGTGCCGCTTCACCCCGACCTGCAGCGAGTACGCGGTGACCGCGTTACGGACGCGCGGGCTGTTCATCGGCCTCGGATTGGCAGCCGTGCGACTGGCCAAATGTGCGCCCTGGCACCCTGGTGGGTGGGACCCGGTTCCGGAGCGGAAGCGAAGCACCGTTCGCACCGCACCAGGAACCGAGGCAGCCACCGATCCGGCGTCGCAGGAAACAGACCTGCAGACCGGCCCGGTGTCGGAGCCGAACGCTTGGAAAGGATCACCGCGCGCGGTGATCGGCGATACGAACGACGGGAGTGCATAG
- the rnpA gene encoding ribonuclease P protein component — protein sequence MLPEPYRLHHRADFSRTVRRGQRIGRRDLVVHVFTHQVGCAVGHAPASKQGYDGVVDMSEPHGDPAAVSIRVGGPRFGLIVSKAVGNAVIRHRVARRLRHMCHQMISELPSDTDVVIRALPGAADASSAELLRQMRTAMRKLGVGTV from the coding sequence GTGTTGCCTGAGCCGTATCGGTTGCATCATCGTGCCGACTTCTCCCGGACGGTGCGCCGCGGCCAGCGAATCGGGAGGCGCGATCTGGTCGTGCATGTCTTCACCCATCAGGTCGGCTGCGCAGTCGGCCATGCCCCGGCGTCGAAGCAGGGGTATGACGGAGTCGTGGACATGAGCGAACCGCATGGTGATCCAGCCGCGGTGTCCATCCGCGTCGGCGGACCACGCTTCGGATTGATCGTCAGCAAGGCGGTGGGCAACGCGGTGATTCGACACCGCGTAGCCCGCCGCCTGCGTCATATGTGTCACCAGATGATCTCGGAGTTGCCCAGCGACACCGACGTCGTCATCCGCGCCCTGCCCGGCGCGGCGGACGCCTCCTCGGCCGAACTGTTGCGCCAGATGCGTACCGCCATGCGCAAACTCGGGGTCGGCACGGTATGA
- the rpmH gene encoding 50S ribosomal protein L34, translated as MAKGKRTFQPNNRRRARVHGFRLRMRTRAGRAIVSARRRKGRAELTA; from the coding sequence GTGGCCAAGGGCAAGCGGACGTTCCAGCCGAACAACCGTCGTCGGGCGCGCGTCCACGGCTTCCGTCTCCGGATGCGCACCCGTGCGGGTCGCGCCATCGTTTCGGCGCGTCGCCGTAAGGGCCGCGCCGAACTCACTGCCTGA